Below is a window of Allomuricauda ruestringensis DSM 13258 DNA.
GGCATCCGATTATAGGGAGCGATTGTCCTTGCTGACAGAAAACGGTGTATTGGCCATTGTAATTGTACTCTTGATTCTTACCCTGTTCTTGGAATACCGTCTGGCTTTCTGGGTGATGATGGGTATGACCGTATCCTTTATTGGAGGGATAATTTTCTTGCCCCTTATCGGAATAAGCGTCAATATGATTTCCATGTTCGGATTCTTGGTCGTACTAGGTATCGTGGTGGACGATGCCATTGTGGTAGGGGAAAATGTATACGAATACCGTAAAAAAGGATTGAGCCCCCTAAAAGCGGCCATTGCAGGAACCAAAGATGTATCCAAACCTGTGGTTTTCAGTATTACCACCACCATTATTGCCTTTGTACCCTTACTGTTTATGCCGGGCGAAACGGGTAAATTTTGGCAACCCTTGCCTGCGGTCGTCATCGTGATATTGGCCGTATCGTTGTTGGAAGCTTTGTTCATCCTGCCATCACACTTGGCGCATTTAAAGAAAAATCCAAGCAAGAACAAATGGGTGCATAAACTGGAGGGATGGCAAGGCTCTTTTGCCAATAAGTTCGATGAATTTGTGAATAAGCGCTATCGTCCTATTTTGGACAAATGTCTAAAACACCGATACATTACATTGACGAGTGCCATTGTCTTGTTACTGATTGTGGGAGGATATGGGTATAGCGGTCATATGGGGTTGATTATGATGCCCGAAGTGGCAGCCGATGAAATAGAGGCCGGTGTCCGCCTACCAGTGGGCACCACACCGGATCAGGCAGCAAAAGTGGCCCACGATATTTCGGATGCCACCCAAAGCATGTTCGAAGAACATAATCTTTACGAAGTTGCCGAAGGAATAAAAACGAATGTGAGGGGGCAAAACTTTATTGACGTGGAAATTGTGATGCTTCCACCCGACCAGCGAGATATTACCGCAGGTGAAGTCATAGCGCTTTGGCGGGACAATATTGGTAATATTGAGGGTGTGGATCAGATTACTTTCGAAGCGGAACGTGGACCCGGAGGGGCACGACAAGCTATAAGCATTGATTTGAGCCATACCGATATTGAAGTGCTGGAAAAAGCCAGTGCTGCATTTGTGGAGCGTATGGAAGCTTTTTCCAACACCCGCGATGTTACCGACAACTACAACAACGGGAAGATGCAATATGATTTTAATCTGTTGCCGCAGGGCAGAAACCTTGGGTTAACATCCAATGATGTAGGGAGACAGGTAAGAAATGGCTTCTTTGGGGCCCTAGCGATGCGTCAACTCAGAGGTATGGATGAGGTAGAAGTGCGGGTAAAACTGCCCATGGAAGAACGAAAGGATATCAGAAACTTGGAAAACTTTCTCATTAGAACGCAGGATGGGGTAGAAGTACCCTTGATGGATGTTGTTGAGGTAAAACAACGCGAAGCATTTACCAGTATCAACCGTAGGGACGGCCGTAGAGTGGTCAACGTTGGAATGGACGTGGAACCCGCAAATACTGTCAACAGGGTCATTGCTAAAGTACAGGAAGAAACCTTGCCCCAGCTTAGGGCAGATTTTCCAGGGATTACATGGACCTTTGAAGGAAGTCAGGCCGATATGCGGGAAAGCACAAGTACGCTTCAATCTGGCTTTGCCATTGCCATGTTGTTGATTTATGCCTTGTTGGCCATAGCTTTTGGTAGTTATGTGCAACCCTTGATTGTGATGACGGCCATTCCTTTTGGAATCGTTGGAGCCGTTATCGGTCATATTTTGTTGGGCTACGATCTTTCATTGGTTAGTCTGATGGGTGTTATCGCTTTGTCCGGCGTAGTGGTAAATGATTCTTTGATCATGATTGATTACGCCAACAAACGTCGAAAAGAAGGACACCCTATCTACAAATCCATTCATGAAGCAGGGTTGCGAAGATTCCGTCCCATTATTTTAACGACCATGACCACCTTTGGGGGACTGGCCCCAATTATCCTGGAAACTTCCAGTCAGGCCTTTTATTTGATTCCGATGGCCATTTCCTTGGGGTTTGGTATTGTGTTCGCCACGGCGATTATCTTGGTGATCGTACCCTGTCTTTATTTGGTTTTGGAAGATGTTCGGCTGTCCATTCAAAAAGGAAGGACTGTTAAGGAAGTCGATGTGTCAGAGAATGCTATTTCTTAACCGCTATCAATACAAAGTGTTTCTTTGATATCCGATTTTAATCAAAATCCAGGGCGAGAACTAAAAGGTTGCTTATTTTAGTAGTATGGCAATTAGGGAATTTCATATAACCAAATCAACGGGGGCTCAGGTTGAGTTTTCTGTTGAAAAGCTAAAGAAATCGCTTCTATATAGTGGAGCCAGCGATGATATGGTTCAAGAGATTGTGCAACGTGTCCAAGACGAACTTTATCCAGGTATTTCCACTCGGGAAATTTACAATCGGGCCTTTGCCCTTTTAAAGAAGAAGGAGTCGGTCTACGCATCAAAATACAAACTAAAAAAAGCAATTTACGAACTAGGGCCTACGGGTTTTCCTTTTGAAAAATTTATCAGCGGTATTTTGTATTACTCTGGTTACGAAACCAAAGTGGGCGAGATGCTGCAGGGCACCTGCGTTTCACATGAAATTGATGTACTTGCCACTAAAAATGGCACTTTGAATGTGATTGAATGTAAATTCCACGGAGATGATGGGATTAAATGTAGCGTAAAAGTTCCCCTCTACATCAACTCAAGGTATAAGGATGTTAAGGCCCCATTGAATTCACAAAAAGAAAAGTTATTTAAAACTACTGAGGGTTGGGTAGTGACCAACACGCGATTTACCCAAGATGCCCTCGACTATGGAACATGTGTGGGGCTATATCTTCTGAGCTGGGATTATCCAAATGGCGATGGGCTTAAGGAGCGGATAGATAGATTACGCCTGTATCCTATCACGGTATCCACACTATTGTCGGGAAGGGAAAAAGATTTCTTATTGGAACGGGACGTTGTACTGTGCAGGCAATTGATAAAGAATAGTTTCTTGCTCGACCATTTTGGGGTTTCCAACGGGCGAAAGCAACGGATTCTGAAAGAAATGAAATCACTTTGCAATTTGTAAACGAATATGAAAAAGCTGAAAATTCATTTTTTGGGTGCCTCAGGAACTGTGACCGGGTCAAAATTTTACTTGGAGACCGAGGAGGTCAAAATTTTGGTTGACTGTGGTTTGTTTCAGGGTGTAAAGGAGTTGCGCAAACAAAATTGGGAACGTCTTCCCATAGATGTTTCAGAAATAGATTATGTACTGCTTACCCATGGACATTTGGACCATTGCGGATACCTGCCCCTTTTGGTTCGCCAAGGATTCAGGGGGAAGATTCTAGGAACGGGACCAACCTTGGAAATTGCAAGAATTATCCTTGAAGACAGCGCCAAAATACAAGAGGAAGAAGCGGAGAGGGCCAACAAGGAACACTATAGTAAACATAATCCCGCTTTGCCTTTGTACACCAAAGAAGATGCTGCCTTTGCTTTGAAGTTTTTTGAAAGGGTAGAAGAAGGGGATAACCTTGTACTTTCGGATAACTGTTCAGCAACATTTTTATACAACGGCCATATTATTGGTTCCACCTATATCGAAATCGACCTTCATGGAAAACGGTTTGTGTTTTCGGGAGATGTTGGTCGACAAGAGGACGAATTGCTCAACGCTCCGAAACAACCTGAGTGGGCCGATTATTTATTTGTAGAGAGCACCTATGGGGACAGGCAGCATCCAGATGAGAACGTAGGACATATTTTAACCGGACTCGTGAAGGATAGCTTGCACAATAGAGGAACCTTGATTATCCCTTCCTTTGCCGTGGAGCGTTTACAATCCCTTATGTACCAACTCTGGAAGCTTTATAAAAAGAACAGGATCCCGAATATTCCCATTTTTGTGGATAGTCCCATGGGGAACAATGTATTGGAGGTATTTGAACAATTTCCAAGTTGGCACAAACTTACTTTGGAGGAATATCACAATATGTGCAACCATATTTCAATAGTGAGCTCGTATGCCGAAACTTGGGAGATTATTGATGACCCCAGGCCAAAAATTGTGATTGCGGGCAGCGGTATGGTTACTGGGGGGCGGGTACTTACCTATATAAAACAATTAGGGGATATGGAAACCACCTCCATTTTACTTGTAGGTTTCCAAGCAGAGGAAACTAGGGGAAGGAAGCTGCTCGAAGGAGCAACGGAACTCAAAATTTACGGAAAATATGTTTCTGTTAAAGCCAAGGTCAACCATTTGGAAAGCCTATCGGCCCATGCTGATCAACCAGAACTGTTGACATGGATGGATTCCATAAAAAACATTCCCGAAAAAGTATTTTTGGTTCATGGCGAAAAAGCGGCTATGGAAGTTTTTAAAGGTAAAATTCATGAAAAATATGGTTGGAACTGTCATGTTCCCGAGATGCACGAAGTGCTTGAGGTTCTCCTCTGAAATCATATCATAATTTTACACCATAGCTCAGGTCCCCTGCATCGCCAAGACCGGGAACAATGTATCCCTTGCTCGTAAGTTCTTCATCAACAGCGGCAATCCACAAATGGGTATCTTCTGGAAAATCCTGTTTAACTTTTGCAACTCCGGGCTTGGAACCGATAACAGAAATAATGTGGATTT
It encodes the following:
- a CDS encoding efflux RND transporter permease subunit; the encoded protein is MMEEKDSDKKVRKEGAIGYMARNSIAANLLMLLLLGGGIFTMYTIQKEVFPEFQLDFVDVSVAYPGASPAEVEQGVLQPVEEAVRSVQGIKEIVSQANEGSGEISIELVAGFERMKAFQDIDQAINRIRTFPADIERPEVSLRSRQRDVLQIGLYGETDIWTLRILAERLRTILLSNPEITQVELNNVPDYETRIEITRNNLQKYNLTLGQVANIIQQSSNDVPAGAVQTQSGEILLRMKERKQWAEEYGNITVVTAPSGAKVSLSDIATITDGFEETGFHGQFNQQNYVGLQIFRVGDQSPLEIEDAVLGILEDFKLPPGVNYRVDSNRASDYRERLSLLTENGVLAIVIVLLILTLFLEYRLAFWVMMGMTVSFIGGIIFLPLIGISVNMISMFGFLVVLGIVVDDAIVVGENVYEYRKKGLSPLKAAIAGTKDVSKPVVFSITTTIIAFVPLLFMPGETGKFWQPLPAVVIVILAVSLLEALFILPSHLAHLKKNPSKNKWVHKLEGWQGSFANKFDEFVNKRYRPILDKCLKHRYITLTSAIVLLLIVGGYGYSGHMGLIMMPEVAADEIEAGVRLPVGTTPDQAAKVAHDISDATQSMFEEHNLYEVAEGIKTNVRGQNFIDVEIVMLPPDQRDITAGEVIALWRDNIGNIEGVDQITFEAERGPGGARQAISIDLSHTDIEVLEKASAAFVERMEAFSNTRDVTDNYNNGKMQYDFNLLPQGRNLGLTSNDVGRQVRNGFFGALAMRQLRGMDEVEVRVKLPMEERKDIRNLENFLIRTQDGVEVPLMDVVEVKQREAFTSINRRDGRRVVNVGMDVEPANTVNRVIAKVQEETLPQLRADFPGITWTFEGSQADMRESTSTLQSGFAIAMLLIYALLAIAFGSYVQPLIVMTAIPFGIVGAVIGHILLGYDLSLVSLMGVIALSGVVVNDSLIMIDYANKRRKEGHPIYKSIHEAGLRRFRPIILTTMTTFGGLAPIILETSSQAFYLIPMAISLGFGIVFATAIILVIVPCLYLVLEDVRLSIQKGRTVKEVDVSENAIS
- a CDS encoding MBL fold metallo-hydrolase RNA specificity domain-containing protein, with the translated sequence MKKLKIHFLGASGTVTGSKFYLETEEVKILVDCGLFQGVKELRKQNWERLPIDVSEIDYVLLTHGHLDHCGYLPLLVRQGFRGKILGTGPTLEIARIILEDSAKIQEEEAERANKEHYSKHNPALPLYTKEDAAFALKFFERVEEGDNLVLSDNCSATFLYNGHIIGSTYIEIDLHGKRFVFSGDVGRQEDELLNAPKQPEWADYLFVESTYGDRQHPDENVGHILTGLVKDSLHNRGTLIIPSFAVERLQSLMYQLWKLYKKNRIPNIPIFVDSPMGNNVLEVFEQFPSWHKLTLEEYHNMCNHISIVSSYAETWEIIDDPRPKIVIAGSGMVTGGRVLTYIKQLGDMETTSILLVGFQAEETRGRKLLEGATELKIYGKYVSVKAKVNHLESLSAHADQPELLTWMDSIKNIPEKVFLVHGEKAAMEVFKGKIHEKYGWNCHVPEMHEVLEVLL